The Cyclobacteriaceae bacterium genome includes a region encoding these proteins:
- a CDS encoding DUF952 domain-containing protein — translation MIYHITPKNYWEGQKNRSHYAPLEFEREGFIHCSKADQLKGVLQRYYSGQTDLLILEIDESKLDVKLLYEVGGTGELFPHVYGGISMNSILKVTPLSNFSLPQ, via the coding sequence ATGATCTATCACATTACACCAAAAAACTACTGGGAAGGGCAAAAGAATAGAAGTCATTATGCGCCGCTGGAATTTGAAAGAGAGGGTTTTATTCATTGCTCTAAAGCAGATCAGCTCAAAGGTGTTCTTCAGCGTTATTATTCAGGACAAACAGATCTGCTGATCCTGGAGATCGATGAATCAAAACTGGACGTCAAACTTTTATACGAAGTAGGTGGAACAGGAGAATTATTCCCGCATGTATACGGTGGCATTTCCATGAATTCTATTTTGAAGGTAACTCCCCTTAGCAATTTTTCTCTCCCTCAATAA
- a CDS encoding beta-lactamase family protein, translated as MRNKILLMVILIWMSVASFCQTAREKYNFNLLSNDILQIVKETKAVGVSVALIDNYEVVWARGFGMNEIGTTDSVRITTLFQAASITKPVTAMAVVKKFNQGAILLTDDVDKQLISWHIPENYLTKEAPVTVKQLLSHTSGITNKEVPMYHPNDKLPTLVQALKGESPAENEPVVMAYYPGKTFSYSGWGYGILELLLMDTEKKNFPKVIQDEVFDPLQMSNSTFAYQLPNEKFKSIAYGHEQNKVFEHKYYVMEPLSPGGLWTTPTDLAKFIIEIQLSLIGKSNKVLTQNSTKLMLTPVLNDYALGFTKERRGNNVLFFGHDGQNYGYICSMLGSVENGRGVVIMTNSDNGWKAINKIKKLVGRKYWGF; from the coding sequence ATGAGGAATAAGATTCTTTTGATGGTTATACTGATATGGATGTCTGTAGCATCCTTTTGTCAGACTGCCAGAGAGAAGTATAATTTCAATTTACTTTCCAATGACATCCTTCAGATTGTAAAAGAAACAAAAGCAGTCGGTGTAAGTGTTGCCCTTATTGATAACTATGAGGTTGTCTGGGCACGTGGATTTGGAATGAATGAAATTGGTACCACAGATAGCGTTAGAATCACAACACTTTTTCAGGCAGCATCAATCACAAAACCAGTAACCGCTATGGCGGTAGTGAAAAAATTTAATCAGGGGGCCATATTGCTCACAGATGATGTCGACAAACAATTAATTTCCTGGCATATCCCTGAAAACTATCTTACTAAAGAAGCACCCGTTACTGTAAAGCAACTTCTGAGTCACACCTCCGGGATCACCAATAAAGAGGTTCCGATGTATCATCCGAATGATAAACTTCCCACCCTTGTGCAGGCGTTGAAAGGTGAAAGTCCTGCTGAGAATGAACCTGTTGTTATGGCGTATTATCCAGGTAAAACCTTCTCTTATTCAGGCTGGGGCTATGGTATCCTTGAACTGTTGTTGATGGATACCGAGAAGAAAAATTTTCCCAAGGTGATTCAGGATGAGGTGTTCGATCCGCTTCAAATGTCCAACAGCACTTTTGCCTACCAGCTGCCCAATGAGAAATTCAAATCCATTGCCTATGGACATGAGCAGAATAAGGTTTTCGAACATAAGTATTATGTCATGGAGCCTTTAAGTCCCGGTGGTCTCTGGACCACGCCCACCGATCTTGCAAAGTTCATTATTGAGATACAGTTGTCTTTGATTGGAAAATCAAACAAGGTATTGACTCAAAACAGCACGAAGCTGATGCTGACGCCGGTGCTCAATGACTATGCATTGGGTTTTACAAAAGAGAGAAGAGGAAACAATGTATTGTTTTTCGGTCATGACGGCCAGAACTATGGATACATATGCAGCATGCTGGGCAGTGTTGAGAATGGTCGCGGAGTAGTGATCATGACCAACTCCGACAATGGCTGGAAGGCCATCAATAAGATCAAGAAGCTGGTGGGAAGAAAGTACTGGGGTTTTTGA
- a CDS encoding DEAD/DEAH box helicase, with product MSFEKLNLIEPITRALKAEGYTQPTPIQEQAIPVLLERKDLLGCAQTGTGKTLAFAAPILQLLHQDELFVKGPAGIKTLILTPTRELAIQIGDSFATYGKFLKLKHAVIFGGVSQKPQTDALRNGVDILIATPGRLLDLMDQRFVHLQNLKIFVLDEADRMLDMGFIHDVKKIIAKLPVKRQTLFFSATMPPEISKLANTILTNPVRVEVTPVSSTANTIQQQLYYVEKSDKRSLLLHLLKDKSIETALVFTRTKHGADKVVKDLNRAGVTAEAIHGNKSQNARQRALSNFKTKQTRVLVATDIAARGIDIDALSHVINYELPNIPETYVHRIGRTGRAGASGIAFSFCDSEEKEYLRDIHKLIAKTIPVITDQPYHSTSTVSLPPPKQGGGQRQSASRKSGGGGGRSNSFRKSSSGSGSGRSWSKDRRERN from the coding sequence ATGTCATTCGAAAAATTAAATTTAATTGAGCCTATTACAAGGGCCCTGAAAGCAGAAGGCTATACACAGCCCACTCCAATTCAAGAACAAGCCATTCCAGTATTGTTAGAACGCAAAGACCTATTAGGTTGTGCGCAAACAGGAACTGGAAAAACATTAGCATTTGCTGCACCGATTCTACAACTACTCCACCAGGATGAGTTGTTTGTGAAAGGTCCTGCCGGAATTAAAACTCTTATTCTTACTCCTACCCGCGAGCTTGCCATTCAGATCGGCGATAGCTTCGCTACGTATGGAAAGTTTCTAAAATTGAAACATGCTGTCATCTTTGGTGGTGTGTCACAAAAACCTCAGACCGATGCTTTACGCAACGGGGTGGATATACTGATTGCCACACCAGGCCGTTTGCTCGACCTGATGGATCAGCGCTTTGTCCATCTGCAGAATCTCAAGATCTTCGTTCTTGATGAAGCAGATCGCATGCTGGACATGGGTTTTATCCATGATGTAAAGAAGATCATTGCAAAGCTGCCGGTAAAAAGACAGACTTTATTTTTCTCAGCAACTATGCCGCCTGAGATCTCCAAGCTGGCGAATACAATTCTTACCAATCCGGTTCGTGTTGAAGTAACTCCGGTTTCTTCTACAGCAAATACCATTCAGCAACAGCTTTACTATGTTGAAAAATCTGACAAGAGATCATTGCTTCTTCATCTTCTAAAAGACAAAAGCATTGAGACTGCGTTGGTCTTCACGCGTACCAAGCATGGCGCAGACAAGGTTGTAAAAGATCTTAACCGCGCAGGCGTTACCGCTGAGGCGATTCACGGAAATAAATCACAGAACGCTCGTCAAAGAGCCTTGAGTAACTTCAAAACCAAACAGACAAGGGTTCTTGTGGCAACGGATATCGCTGCGCGTGGTATTGATATCGATGCATTGTCGCACGTTATCAACTATGAGCTGCCGAATATTCCGGAAACATATGTTCACAGAATTGGTCGTACCGGCCGTGCCGGAGCCAGTGGCATAGCATTCTCTTTCTGTGATTCAGAAGAGAAAGAATATCTCCGTGACATTCATAAGCTGATTGCAAAAACAATTCCTGTAATCACTGATCAGCCTTATCATTCAACCAGTACAGTAAGCCTACCTCCACCAAAACAAGGCGGTGGTCAGCGTCAAAGTGCTTCCAGAAAATCAGGAGGAGGCGGTGGTCGCTCAAACTCATTCCGTAAATCATCTTCTGGTTCTGGCTCCGGCCGCAGCTGGTCAAAAGATAGAAGAGAAAGAAACTGA
- a CDS encoding alpha/beta fold hydrolase: MISFIITISVVYALICISFFFFQHLAFFRPEKLTSSFQYKYPFPFEELDFEMEDGGKINAIFFKVPNSLGVVYYLKGNSKSIKGWGKFAKDFVSNGYDFFMMDYRGFGKSRGKRSQSKLFNDAQYIYKWLAQSYPEDKIILYGRSWGSGIAARIASWNKVGKLILDSPYFSFYYNVNRYLFFTPLKWILKYDIRTDQYLKTTECPVHIIHGTHDRLISFSQSEKLKALFPEKITLHKIEGGRHNNLPEFPEFFEILYNILYVKPAVEKQPDRPDGNH; this comes from the coding sequence ATGATCAGTTTCATTATCACCATATCGGTAGTTTATGCACTGATCTGCATTTCATTCTTTTTCTTTCAGCATCTCGCTTTCTTTCGGCCAGAAAAACTTACCTCTTCTTTTCAATACAAGTATCCTTTTCCTTTCGAAGAGCTGGATTTTGAAATGGAAGACGGAGGCAAGATCAACGCCATCTTTTTTAAAGTCCCGAACTCGCTTGGAGTAGTCTATTACCTTAAAGGAAATTCCAAAAGCATAAAGGGCTGGGGAAAATTTGCAAAAGACTTCGTCAGCAATGGCTATGATTTCTTTATGATGGACTATCGTGGCTTTGGGAAAAGTCGCGGAAAGAGAAGTCAGTCAAAACTTTTTAACGACGCACAGTATATTTATAAATGGCTGGCTCAATCCTATCCGGAGGACAAGATTATTCTATACGGAAGATCCTGGGGCAGCGGCATTGCTGCACGTATTGCTTCCTGGAATAAAGTAGGCAAGCTCATTCTTGATTCACCTTATTTCAGCTTTTATTACAATGTAAACCGATATCTCTTTTTTACTCCATTAAAGTGGATATTAAAGTATGACATAAGAACTGATCAATATCTCAAAACAACAGAGTGTCCTGTTCATATCATCCATGGCACACATGACAGGCTTATCTCATTCTCCCAAAGCGAAAAGCTAAAAGCGCTTTTTCCTGAGAAAATTACGCTACATAAAATTGAAGGCGGACGTCATAATAACCTGCCTGAGTTTCCTGAATTCTTCGAAATACTCTATAATATATTGTATGTAAAGCCCGCTGTTGAAAAACAGCCTGATCGCCCCGATGGAAATCATTAA
- a CDS encoding CHAT domain-containing protein, which yields MRFLIVLIIFGSVILPTLAQELKVRTRQVDYTQYDQALTSIGYAADKLKAAQRLLDISNSLFTPVDEEYFNARKMSAIYFEMAFDHARAIELTEQAIDAYEKNYPFYTRGYQTVTNEYALYSYLDLSRYLRALNLFEKAIKYLENKRPLLETNPSNYVRQQFYSEYSQALLGAERYEEAIAVALKLKELTESGALALSGPSPDEIYKINPKDLPEVQEYMKKAKEDYIKAMKKSQESLLGGQRITYNMVLGNAYYQQFKFTESIPYLKATADQMKAMMESSRKIMSESKAQMATYQLPDSVRALMDQSAIYLDRISEIGGSSTLIVIAATKANQIALAKQYADGYISRAVLNQLNSKFTESEKEYKAAFDAMKSMANYKFAGSASQMRKGFLSFYLNMEIQSGKLTEAYDESKTTLLEEEAQLKKNFQYFTESEKKEFFKAYNQKLERFYSLLLLMTEKNDNRSAELLDKILQTKGIILDVTREQEKLLKKIKDKPTLEQIAMIRKLRDKVAAFYQLSLKSSNPAMADSINRISIRINDLERKVNEKLGTVTDILKPVSWKQIQSKLKSDGIYLEILRLKRDDFAFDKPVTQYWGFVVKPGAASPVLFKISDGEAFEGKSLKNYQNRIRNQLEDVESYKTYWASLSEKLEGSTKIILSGDGVYHMINPLTLKNPQSDKYLLNEISLARVSTGRDVLSIVPLTAANQQIALIGNPEFAMSRKGLTNKYQGNEFVAVENDGVVVRSGLSELPGTQKEVESIQSMASDKGIKSNVLSGAQATEAGVKNLKNQQILHLATHGEFDQFSRADSYLKAKLILAGAGDDQPFTMTDYSKYEDGFLTAYEVTQLELSQTNLVVLSACETGTGDIQSGEGVWGLQRAFQLAGAKTVMGSLWKISDEATVTFMQEFYARYFSGAGINASYKAAMEVTMKEYPHPYFWGAFTLTGVN from the coding sequence ATGCGGTTTCTCATAGTTTTAATAATCTTCGGAAGTGTAATTCTCCCGACACTGGCACAGGAACTGAAAGTTCGTACCCGCCAGGTTGATTATACCCAATATGATCAGGCGTTAACATCTATTGGCTATGCTGCTGACAAACTAAAGGCCGCTCAAAGATTGTTGGATATTTCCAACTCATTATTTACACCTGTTGATGAAGAGTATTTTAATGCCCGGAAAATGTCTGCCATCTATTTTGAGATGGCCTTTGATCATGCCCGTGCCATCGAACTGACAGAGCAGGCGATCGATGCTTATGAAAAAAATTATCCGTTTTATACAAGGGGATATCAGACGGTTACCAATGAGTATGCACTCTATTCGTACCTGGATCTTTCACGTTATCTCAGGGCTCTCAATCTTTTTGAAAAAGCAATCAAATATCTTGAGAACAAAAGACCTCTGTTAGAAACGAATCCTTCTAACTACGTGCGACAACAATTCTATAGTGAATACTCCCAGGCATTGCTGGGAGCAGAGCGATATGAAGAAGCAATTGCTGTGGCGTTGAAATTAAAAGAGCTCACGGAGTCAGGAGCATTGGCACTCAGTGGACCGTCACCTGATGAAATCTATAAGATCAATCCGAAGGATCTGCCCGAAGTCCAGGAATACATGAAGAAGGCCAAAGAAGATTATATCAAGGCCATGAAGAAAAGTCAGGAGTCTCTTCTGGGAGGACAACGCATCACGTATAACATGGTGCTTGGAAATGCTTATTACCAGCAGTTCAAGTTTACAGAGAGTATTCCTTATCTCAAGGCGACTGCAGATCAGATGAAAGCGATGATGGAAAGCTCAAGGAAAATAATGAGTGAGTCAAAGGCGCAGATGGCGACGTATCAGCTTCCAGATTCCGTAAGGGCGCTGATGGACCAGTCTGCTATTTACCTTGACCGCATTTCAGAGATCGGAGGATCATCGACATTGATCGTGATCGCAGCAACGAAAGCAAATCAGATAGCTCTGGCCAAACAGTATGCCGACGGATATATCAGCAGGGCAGTGTTGAATCAGTTGAATAGCAAGTTTACTGAATCAGAAAAAGAGTATAAAGCTGCTTTTGATGCGATGAAGTCCATGGCGAATTACAAGTTTGCCGGATCGGCTTCTCAAATGCGCAAAGGATTTCTGTCGTTCTATCTGAATATGGAAATTCAGTCAGGCAAGCTTACAGAAGCATATGATGAAAGCAAAACCACTTTGCTGGAAGAAGAAGCGCAACTCAAGAAGAACTTTCAATACTTTACTGAAAGTGAAAAGAAAGAATTCTTCAAAGCTTACAACCAAAAGCTGGAGAGGTTCTATTCTCTGCTTCTTTTGATGACTGAGAAAAATGATAATCGTTCTGCAGAGCTCCTTGATAAAATATTGCAGACAAAAGGTATCATTCTTGATGTAACGCGTGAGCAGGAGAAACTTTTAAAGAAGATAAAGGACAAGCCTACGCTGGAGCAGATTGCCATGATCCGGAAGCTCCGGGATAAGGTTGCTGCATTTTATCAGTTAAGCCTGAAGTCATCCAATCCAGCCATGGCCGACTCGATCAACCGGATATCAATAAGAATTAATGACCTGGAAAGAAAAGTGAATGAGAAGCTTGGAACAGTTACGGATATATTAAAACCTGTAAGCTGGAAGCAGATTCAATCAAAGCTGAAATCAGACGGCATCTATCTTGAGATACTTCGGCTAAAGCGTGATGATTTTGCTTTTGATAAACCTGTAACTCAGTATTGGGGCTTTGTCGTTAAACCGGGTGCTGCAAGTCCTGTCCTGTTCAAGATCAGTGATGGAGAGGCATTCGAAGGTAAGAGTCTTAAAAATTACCAGAACAGAATCCGGAACCAACTGGAAGATGTCGAAAGCTATAAAACATATTGGGCCTCCTTGTCGGAAAAGCTGGAAGGAAGCACAAAGATCATTCTGAGCGGAGATGGAGTTTATCATATGATCAACCCACTGACCCTCAAGAACCCTCAATCGGATAAGTATCTTTTGAATGAGATTTCTCTGGCAAGGGTTTCAACAGGAAGAGATGTATTAAGTATTGTTCCACTGACCGCTGCCAATCAACAAATTGCATTGATCGGAAATCCGGAATTTGCTATGAGCAGAAAAGGATTGACAAATAAGTATCAGGGCAATGAATTTGTAGCTGTTGAAAATGATGGAGTTGTTGTTCGCAGTGGTTTGTCTGAGCTTCCCGGAACGCAGAAGGAAGTTGAGTCGATTCAATCCATGGCTTCTGATAAAGGAATAAAGAGCAATGTGCTTTCCGGAGCACAGGCAACCGAAGCTGGTGTCAAGAATCTAAAGAACCAACAGATACTGCACCTCGCAACGCATGGAGAGTTTGATCAGTTCAGTCGGGCGGACAGTTACCTTAAAGCAAAACTAATCCTTGCAGGTGCAGGTGACGATCAGCCTTTCACGATGACGGACTATTCAAAGTATGAAGACGGATTCCTGACTGCTTATGAAGTGACACAGCTTGAATTATCACAAACTAACCTTGTCGTATTGTCGGCATGCGAAACAGGAACCGGGGACATACAAAGTGGGGAAGGAGTTTGGGGACTTCAGCGTGCTTTCCAACTTGCCGGCGCAAAGACTGTGATGGGTTCTCTTTGGAAGATCAGTGATGAAGCAACCGTTACCTTCATGCAGGAATTCTATGCACGATATTTCAGCGGAGCAGGAATCAATGCTTCCTATAAAGCAGCGATGGAGGTGACAATGAAAGAATATCCGCATCCATATTTCTGGGGAGCATTTACTCTAACCGGAGTGAATTGA
- a CDS encoding Pr6Pr family membrane protein encodes MNRFTVKQIFQFTGLVCGGLAVVIQFCLMMATAAEKELSYFGETIRFFSYMTILTNILVALCFASFLYFKDSPMGKFFARPIVQVALFVYIFIVGATYHIVLAQMWTPTGLQFVVDLLLHTIVPIVYCLYWIIMAQKEHQSLTNVLVILLYPLGYFILILLKGLITGTYPYPFIDVSMIGYGMTFVNGLLLLVAYGALGFLMITLNNNVFHNEH; translated from the coding sequence ATGAATCGTTTTACGGTAAAGCAAATTTTTCAATTTACAGGATTAGTTTGTGGAGGGTTGGCAGTGGTTATCCAGTTTTGTCTTATGATGGCAACAGCGGCCGAAAAAGAATTATCCTACTTCGGGGAAACTATCCGGTTCTTTAGTTACATGACGATCCTCACCAATATTCTTGTAGCGCTGTGCTTCGCCTCTTTCCTGTATTTTAAAGACTCTCCGATGGGTAAGTTCTTTGCGCGGCCTATTGTTCAGGTTGCCCTCTTTGTTTACATCTTTATCGTAGGCGCTACTTATCATATTGTGCTGGCGCAGATGTGGACACCTACCGGACTACAATTCGTGGTTGACCTGTTACTTCATACAATTGTTCCAATAGTCTATTGCCTGTACTGGATTATCATGGCTCAAAAAGAGCATCAGTCCTTGACTAATGTGTTGGTGATACTTTTATATCCCCTGGGATATTTCATCCTAATCCTGCTGAAGGGCCTGATTACGGGTACCTATCCTTATCCGTTTATTGACGTTTCCATGATCGGATACGGAATGACCTTTGTGAATGGCCTCCTGCTATTGGTGGCATACGGAGCCCTGGGGTTCCTGATGATAACGCTTAATAATAATGTGTTTCATAACGAGCATTAA
- a CDS encoding M20/M25/M40 family metallo-hydrolase, whose translation MKFIFPAVILLAAFSIASGQKKNDPYSKEIKELMQKKSVKDAFIAIDNLEATTRKDHIELTEIPAPPFKESVRAKRYLELLEFAGARVYIDSLGNVYALRKGKKSTRTVVVDAHLDTVFPEGTNVKVKIKGDTLFAPGISDDTRGLIAMLTIFRAMEKANVETINDVLFLASVGEEGLGDLRGIKYFFEKSKIKADSWISIDGTDPAYIVNGGLGAVRYRVTYKGPGGHSWAAFGIGNPHHAMAKGVNYFSDAASKFTATGKPTSFNVGRTGGGTSVNSIPFESWAEVDMRSESPVQLKKIDSIFKSTMNRGLEEYNKTIVKGPPLTLLIERIGFRPSGSTPEASAIVQRSVAAAKSFGLTPSLGVVSTNANIPISKGIPAITIGAGGKSDNEHSLAEWWINEKGAEGIKFGLLVILAEAGVEK comes from the coding sequence ATGAAATTCATCTTCCCGGCTGTCATTCTTCTTGCGGCATTTTCCATTGCTTCCGGACAAAAAAAGAATGATCCCTACTCCAAAGAGATAAAAGAGCTGATGCAGAAAAAATCCGTTAAGGATGCATTTATCGCTATCGATAATCTTGAGGCTACTACACGCAAGGATCATATTGAGTTAACTGAAATTCCTGCCCCTCCCTTTAAAGAAAGTGTACGCGCTAAACGCTATCTGGAATTACTGGAATTCGCCGGCGCAAGAGTATATATTGATTCACTCGGAAATGTGTACGCATTGCGTAAAGGAAAAAAGAGCACTCGTACAGTTGTTGTAGATGCTCATCTTGATACTGTATTCCCGGAAGGAACCAACGTAAAAGTTAAGATCAAAGGCGACACACTTTTTGCACCTGGCATTTCAGACGATACACGTGGCCTCATTGCCATGCTTACCATCTTTCGCGCCATGGAAAAAGCAAATGTCGAAACTATTAATGATGTTCTCTTTCTCGCAAGTGTTGGAGAAGAAGGACTTGGAGATTTGCGAGGCATAAAATACTTTTTTGAAAAAAGTAAGATCAAAGCAGATTCATGGATCTCTATTGATGGAACAGATCCGGCCTACATTGTTAATGGTGGCTTAGGTGCAGTGCGTTATCGCGTTACATACAAAGGACCCGGGGGTCACTCCTGGGCAGCGTTTGGCATTGGTAATCCACATCATGCTATGGCGAAAGGTGTAAATTACTTTTCTGATGCGGCTTCAAAATTCACAGCTACAGGTAAACCAACTAGCTTTAACGTAGGACGAACCGGTGGCGGAACTTCTGTTAATTCAATTCCTTTCGAATCCTGGGCGGAAGTTGACATGCGTTCTGAAAGTCCCGTTCAGCTAAAAAAGATTGATTCGATTTTCAAGTCTACCATGAACCGTGGACTGGAGGAATACAATAAGACTATTGTAAAAGGTCCTCCATTAACTCTTCTTATTGAACGGATTGGATTTCGTCCTTCAGGTTCCACACCAGAAGCTTCAGCAATCGTACAGCGTAGTGTGGCTGCTGCAAAATCCTTTGGCCTGACACCGAGTCTTGGAGTTGTTTCAACCAATGCCAACATTCCTATCTCGAAAGGAATTCCTGCCATCACAATTGGTGCCGGAGGCAAAAGTGACAATGAACATTCTCTTGCAGAATGGTGGATCAATGAGAAGGGCGCTGAAGGAATAAAGTTTGGATTGCTGGTGATCCTCGCCGAAGCAGGTGTTGAAAAATAA
- a CDS encoding alpha/beta hydrolase: MFQDSLIFQKKSLASDYAFKFAEPFEEHFIKTEDGQSLNVIIFKSKNTSRGLILYFHGNADNLQRWGNYAVDLTSLDYDVLMMDYRGYGKSTGTPDEINLYKDAQTILDWSRQNLVYSRLIIYGRSLGSAVASHLATTANPELLILETPFDELKGAVHPPLKTVLGLFPLNYKFSNKEFLSLIKCKKVIIHGTNDWVVPLSSALELKPLLNEQDQFVIIKDGGHKNLRDFKEYHEVIRENLK; the protein is encoded by the coding sequence ATGTTTCAGGATTCGCTCATCTTTCAAAAGAAATCACTTGCCTCCGATTACGCTTTTAAGTTTGCTGAACCTTTTGAGGAACATTTTATAAAAACAGAAGATGGTCAATCCCTGAATGTGATCATTTTTAAATCAAAGAATACCTCCCGCGGACTCATTCTTTATTTTCATGGCAATGCCGACAATCTTCAACGTTGGGGAAATTATGCTGTTGATCTTACTTCTCTCGACTACGACGTTCTGATGATGGATTATCGTGGCTATGGCAAAAGCACAGGAACACCCGATGAGATCAACTTATATAAAGACGCACAGACTATACTGGATTGGTCAAGGCAAAACCTTGTCTATAGCAGGCTTATCATTTATGGAAGATCATTGGGATCTGCTGTTGCCTCTCACCTTGCAACTACCGCCAATCCTGAGTTACTCATTCTTGAAACTCCATTTGATGAACTGAAGGGCGCCGTTCATCCTCCGCTGAAAACAGTATTGGGGCTGTTTCCATTAAACTATAAGTTTTCCAACAAGGAATTTCTATCCCTGATCAAGTGTAAAAAAGTAATCATTCACGGAACCAACGACTGGGTGGTGCCGCTGTCTTCTGCTCTTGAATTAAAGCCTTTATTGAATGAACAGGATCAATTCGTGATCATTAAGGACGGTGGTCATAAGAATCTTCGTGACTTTAAGGAGTACCATGAAGTAATAAGGGAGAATTTAAAATAA
- a CDS encoding long-chain fatty acid--CoA ligase produces the protein MEIIKRPSIDFTRVFDIIRYQSQKYPNQKSLNTFESNSWRSYSIQEIGKNIDAVSGWLIENGYTKGEKIIFVPILGRPEWMILDYACQQAGLISVPVHPTSRSEEIEMILNETEARLCITADPELAQKISLITTSAEQKIKIFHIDSKELGYFEPLRLKEVSSGSSSILEALKSSISESDVFTILYTSGSSGIPKGVMLTHRNIIHNIKSVLTLLPIEPGDRVISFLPFSHIFERMTCYTYMAFGVSLYFSQNKDSFVHDFRTVQPNFCTSVPRVLEKMYDFLEEQMLDKSFIKRKIVTWALEVGKEYGSSARVRPIFAVKLFLARILVLNKWRKKLGRKIRYMVVGAASLRPEIGRLFSATGIKVIEGYGMTETAPLITMNRFDPGLNRFGTVGLPIPGIDIRIDEPDEDHQGEILVKGPNVTQGYFKRPEITKEAFTEDGWFRTGDIGKFVHGHFLKITDRKKEIFKTSSGKYIAPAPLQNHFTRSLFIERCLIIGFQRPFVTALIVPNMPILEAWCNQESIHWTSPQFMVHNIKVRARFQEEIDALNNNLPNVERIRNFTLCHEDWSIEKGELTTTLKPVRRLLEENYKGEVTKMYES, from the coding sequence ATGGAAATCATTAAGAGACCTTCCATAGACTTTACCCGCGTCTTTGATATTATCCGATATCAAAGTCAGAAGTATCCTAATCAGAAATCCCTGAACACATTTGAATCGAATTCATGGAGATCATATTCCATTCAGGAGATCGGAAAGAACATTGACGCAGTTTCAGGCTGGCTTATCGAAAATGGATACACCAAAGGTGAAAAGATAATTTTTGTTCCAATTCTCGGACGGCCGGAATGGATGATCCTCGACTATGCATGTCAGCAGGCGGGATTGATCTCAGTACCTGTCCATCCCACTTCACGATCTGAGGAGATTGAAATGATCCTGAATGAAACAGAGGCAAGACTGTGCATTACTGCCGATCCAGAACTCGCTCAAAAGATCTCATTGATCACTACCTCCGCTGAACAGAAAATAAAGATCTTTCATATCGACTCAAAGGAATTGGGTTATTTCGAACCACTCAGACTTAAAGAAGTTTCTTCCGGATCATCATCCATCCTCGAAGCACTTAAATCAAGTATTTCGGAGAGTGATGTATTCACAATCCTGTATACCTCCGGCAGCAGCGGCATCCCGAAAGGAGTTATGCTCACACATCGCAACATTATTCATAATATAAAATCCGTTCTGACATTACTTCCCATTGAGCCCGGAGATCGTGTGATCAGCTTTTTACCATTCAGTCACATTTTTGAACGGATGACATGCTACACCTACATGGCTTTTGGTGTATCGCTATACTTCAGTCAAAACAAGGATAGCTTTGTTCACGACTTCAGAACTGTTCAACCTAATTTCTGCACGAGTGTGCCGCGTGTGCTGGAAAAAATGTACGACTTTCTTGAAGAGCAGATGCTTGATAAGAGTTTTATCAAACGAAAGATTGTTACCTGGGCGCTTGAAGTGGGTAAGGAATACGGCTCATCGGCAAGAGTTCGGCCAATATTTGCAGTCAAGTTGTTTCTTGCAAGAATATTAGTGCTTAACAAATGGCGCAAAAAGCTCGGAAGAAAGATCCGGTATATGGTGGTGGGTGCAGCATCACTTCGTCCTGAGATAGGAAGATTGTTCTCGGCAACAGGAATAAAAGTTATTGAAGGTTATGGAATGACAGAGACCGCACCTCTCATTACAATGAACAGGTTTGATCCTGGTTTAAATAGGTTCGGAACTGTTGGCCTGCCGATTCCGGGAATCGATATAAGAATTGATGAACCCGATGAAGATCATCAGGGTGAGATACTTGTCAAAGGTCCGAATGTAACGCAAGGATATTTTAAAAGACCAGAGATCACCAAAGAAGCTTTTACAGAAGACGGATGGTTTCGCACGGGTGATATCGGGAAGTTTGTTCATGGACATTTTCTAAAGATCACCGATCGGAAGAAAGAGATCTTTAAAACATCTTCAGGGAAGTATATTGCCCCCGCTCCTCTTCAGAATCATTTTACCAGATCGCTATTCATTGAACGGTGTCTTATCATCGGCTTTCAGCGACCCTTTGTTACGGCGCTGATCGTACCCAATATGCCCATACTGGAGGCGTGGTGTAATCAGGAGAGTATTCACTGGACTTCACCTCAGTTTATGGTTCATAATATAAAGGTACGTGCGCGATTCCAGGAAGAGATTGATGCACTCAATAACAATCTCCCTAATGTAGAGCGCATCCGGAATTTCACCCTGTGCCATGAAGACTGGAGTATTGAAAAAGGAGAACTGACCACGACCTTGAAGCCGGTGAGACGTTTGCTGGAGGAGAACTACAAAGGGGAGGTTACCAAAATGTATGAGAGTTAG